In Chthonomonas sp., a single genomic region encodes these proteins:
- a CDS encoding HAMP domain-containing protein, giving the protein MSWFQNLKVGKKLAIGFATGIIGIGLLGSMSLKSARQGADAIQDVADNHLVPSKQLRDISDAYAVSVVDASHKARNGGMTYDESLKAMQAAKELIDKEWKLIENSDPELLHLTKAEFDELKQLKAAADQATEESMGFLKAGDQAGLASFTIRDMYPKIDPFTGKIGEAVNKITAGALSDAKAEGDALPGMLARIVAIGFGVALISALIGWFISNSITKPLAALGKTAEGISQGDLNQSITYSAKDETGQLANSFRNMVAYLKESAGNLERVSAGDLSVSVNPRSSSDQFGIAQKNMVASLRDIVNALKGKAAETGSTGQDLALATDQTARSVQEIAHTIAEVATATDESAQTTQRIASMNEDLARLVNDAVDSTAALTDAINEVRTASTKQSSAASEASDAAKEGGKAFELTSQCLVQIQDQVQTSVVSVQDLGRKQEQIGAIVETIQEIAEQTNLLALNAAIEAARAGEHGRGFAVVADEVRRLAERAGHATKEIAELIENVRIGVNTAVAAMDATVAEVDRGAQQSQAIESSYARILETIDQVRTISIQSDQLVRSMADDAARVNNVIESVGEISQSNAAATQELSAMTEEMSASAQEVSSNVQNQNARVAEMRTLADKLLGTSTELDTVVSQFNLDTTPTQNPNIRLAA; this is encoded by the coding sequence ATGAGTTGGTTTCAAAATTTGAAGGTTGGTAAGAAGCTCGCGATTGGATTCGCGACAGGCATCATCGGGATCGGACTCTTGGGCTCGATGTCTCTCAAGTCCGCACGCCAAGGAGCCGATGCGATCCAGGATGTCGCAGACAATCACTTGGTCCCATCCAAGCAATTGCGCGATATCTCGGACGCATACGCGGTCTCAGTGGTCGATGCCTCTCACAAGGCTCGCAATGGTGGAATGACGTACGACGAGTCACTCAAGGCGATGCAAGCGGCTAAGGAATTGATTGATAAAGAGTGGAAGTTGATTGAGAACTCGGACCCTGAACTCCTGCATCTTACGAAAGCAGAGTTTGACGAGCTCAAGCAGCTCAAGGCGGCAGCCGATCAGGCCACCGAAGAGTCCATGGGTTTCCTGAAAGCCGGAGACCAGGCGGGCCTGGCCAGTTTCACGATCCGAGACATGTATCCGAAGATCGACCCCTTCACCGGCAAGATCGGCGAGGCGGTGAACAAGATCACCGCGGGAGCATTGTCCGACGCAAAGGCTGAGGGAGATGCGCTGCCGGGAATGCTAGCTCGGATTGTTGCGATTGGATTCGGGGTAGCGCTAATCAGTGCGCTCATCGGATGGTTCATATCGAACTCCATTACCAAGCCGCTTGCCGCGCTGGGTAAGACCGCCGAAGGGATTAGCCAAGGCGATTTGAACCAGTCTATCACGTACTCCGCCAAGGACGAAACGGGCCAGCTTGCCAACTCGTTCCGCAACATGGTCGCATACCTGAAGGAATCCGCGGGCAATCTTGAGCGTGTGAGCGCAGGTGACCTCAGCGTTTCGGTCAACCCGCGTTCCAGCAGCGACCAGTTTGGTATCGCTCAGAAGAACATGGTCGCAAGCCTTCGAGACATTGTCAATGCTCTGAAGGGCAAGGCTGCCGAGACTGGTTCAACCGGTCAGGACCTGGCTCTTGCGACCGATCAGACGGCCCGCTCGGTGCAGGAGATTGCCCACACCATTGCGGAAGTGGCCACTGCGACCGACGAATCGGCCCAGACGACGCAGCGCATTGCGTCGATGAATGAAGACTTAGCGCGACTGGTGAACGATGCCGTCGATTCGACCGCTGCGCTCACCGACGCAATCAACGAAGTTCGCACCGCTTCGACGAAGCAGAGCTCTGCCGCGTCCGAAGCCAGCGACGCAGCGAAGGAAGGCGGTAAGGCTTTCGAGCTCACCTCGCAGTGCCTGGTGCAGATCCAAGATCAGGTGCAGACCAGCGTGGTCAGCGTCCAAGACTTGGGTCGCAAGCAGGAGCAGATCGGTGCGATCGTCGAGACGATCCAGGAGATCGCCGAGCAGACCAATCTACTCGCGTTGAACGCCGCCATCGAGGCAGCGCGAGCGGGCGAGCATGGTCGAGGATTCGCGGTCGTCGCCGACGAAGTCCGACGCCTTGCTGAGCGGGCTGGCCATGCCACCAAGGAGATTGCCGAGCTCATCGAAAACGTCCGTATCGGCGTAAACACCGCCGTCGCAGCCATGGATGCCACGGTTGCCGAGGTCGATCGAGGTGCTCAGCAGAGTCAGGCGATCGAGAGTAGCTATGCCCGCATCCTTGAAACGATTGACCAAGTGCGAACGATCAGTATCCAGAGCGACCAGTTGGTGCGCAGCATGGCGGATGACGCCGCGCGTGTCAACAACGTCATCGAATCGGTGGGTGAGATCAGCCAGTCGAACGCGGCCGCGACACAAGAGCTCAGCGCCATGACCGAGGAAATGTCGGCTTCGGCGCAAGAGGTCTCCTCGAACGTTCAGAACCAGAACGCACGGGTTGCCGAAATGCGAACGCTCGCGGACAAGCTCCTGGGAACTTCGACCGAGCTGGACACGGTGGTTTCGCAGTTCAATTTGGATACGACACCAACTCAAAACCCGAACATTCGGCTCGCGGCCTAA
- a CDS encoding histidinol-phosphate transaminase encodes MKFRIRPNVLGMTPYTPGKPIDEVKRELGLTEVVKLASNENPWGASPKAIEAIRVAAAEVHLYPDASAYALRQAVAAKFGMPAESVLLGNGSDEIIHLLGQIFLGSADDEIVVGDPSFVRYDAAAHLAGCRLVKVPLDADLRHDLDAMADAVGPNTKLVWVANPNNPTGTIVSRQAVDRLLDRLPEGVVLVLDEAYHEFAADQPDYPHSVDYIRAGRPVIGLRTFSKAYGLAGIRVGYGFADPAILDAVDRAREPFDVNSLAQAAAIAALGDDEFIQMTVRRTSAGRETLNKVLREVGGNPIPTFANFVFADMGQPAKPIFEALLHRGIIVRSGHVLGMPNALRVSIGTEVENEKFAQALRAVMASQVTA; translated from the coding sequence ATGAAGTTCAGAATCCGACCGAACGTGTTGGGGATGACGCCCTATACGCCCGGTAAGCCCATCGACGAGGTGAAGCGCGAGCTCGGCCTGACTGAAGTCGTGAAGCTCGCCAGCAACGAAAATCCGTGGGGAGCCTCGCCGAAGGCCATTGAGGCGATTCGAGTCGCAGCAGCCGAGGTTCACCTCTATCCCGACGCTTCCGCTTACGCGCTGCGACAAGCGGTGGCCGCCAAGTTTGGCATGCCCGCCGAGAGCGTTCTGCTCGGTAACGGCAGCGACGAGATTATCCACCTGCTTGGCCAGATTTTCCTGGGCTCGGCCGACGATGAGATCGTCGTCGGGGATCCTTCGTTCGTCCGGTACGACGCCGCGGCCCATCTCGCGGGCTGCCGGCTCGTCAAAGTGCCACTCGACGCCGACCTGCGCCACGACTTGGACGCGATGGCGGACGCCGTGGGTCCGAACACCAAGCTCGTGTGGGTCGCAAATCCCAACAACCCGACCGGCACGATTGTGTCTCGGCAAGCCGTTGACCGACTGCTCGACCGGCTGCCAGAAGGCGTGGTGCTCGTGCTTGACGAGGCGTACCACGAGTTCGCCGCGGACCAACCGGACTACCCGCACAGCGTGGACTACATTCGCGCCGGCAGACCGGTCATCGGTCTGCGAACCTTTAGCAAGGCTTATGGCTTGGCGGGCATCCGCGTGGGGTACGGATTTGCAGATCCAGCGATCCTCGACGCCGTCGATCGTGCCCGCGAACCTTTCGATGTCAATTCGCTTGCCCAAGCGGCCGCAATCGCTGCGCTCGGCGATGATGAGTTTATCCAGATGACCGTGCGTCGCACCTCCGCGGGTCGCGAGACGCTCAACAAGGTTTTGCGCGAGGTCGGCGGAAATCCCATCCCCACGTTCGCCAACTTTGTCTTCGCAGACATGGGTCAACCAGCCAAGCCGATCTTCGAAGCGCTCTTGCATCGCGGGATCATCGTCCGGTCTGGCCACGTGCTCGGGATGCCGAACGCCCTGCGTGTCAGCATTGGCACAGAAGTTGAGAACGAGAAATTTGCCCAAGCACTCCGCGCAGTGATGGCCTCCCAGGTGACCGCATGA
- a CDS encoding phosphoenolpyruvate carboxylase has protein sequence MNPGVFALDPAAFGLSAGLSEDIQRIDALLGEVLAEQESPEFPVRMRALMELARSNDAERLRAECEQDPYFVGKVARALTLLFQLINSLEQKEIVRVNRERRRQETARPDTLRGTLTALKASGMEWAEVQALLARLHLEPTLTAHPTEARRRAILDKVQDIVVTMATPDESSLLRPLDDPGRDAALKELLVQLWLTEEMRARDLTVQEEVENVIYFLERTIYDVVAWLHEDLTRSARDVYGEALALTAPLITYRSWVGGDRDGNPKVTADVTWQAVLAYRRATLNTLAQRCDLASHALTFSEESVPVGSAFRERLERSVRLAEINSAVAGKFAREPYALILACIAQRLRATVATMDGSDLVGQPYASETEFTDDLEWLHTTLVGRPGVPIQPLEQLIARARAFGFHGVTLDLRQHSGQHEIAVTELLEAAGVTMPEMRYSAMSEGDKVAVIYRELASNRPLVSPTWTGSPICEEVRATMRVAKRARDAFGKACIRTTITSMTHKLSDWLEPVLLAKEAGLEPWGKDALEYVPLFETVTDLEQAPEVLSQWLELPEVQAHLAEQGKSQEVMLGYSDSSKDGGYLAANWALYAAQEALSAVGTSHGIAIRFFHGRGGTVGRGGGRASQAIASQPPGAFTGAIRFTEQGEIISFRYGLPTLAQRHLEQIIAASLRTLAHPGVAPKPEFVRTMERLARTSADAYRELIFETPSFWAFYLQATPIRHISRLPIASRPVGRRSGQLTGLDDLRAIPWNFAWVQSRYGVVGWYGIGSALALADDSERAIAREMANEWPFFRTVMENAQLELARAHSPTAKRYGARAKRMRADGSLHSTLMSELDRTTAAVLATVGQEELLTGARTVRQTIDFRNPLVEPLNALQVALMDLYDAANGEPPRDVSTALMQTLAGIAAAMQSTG, from the coding sequence ATGAACCCCGGCGTCTTCGCGCTTGACCCGGCGGCGTTCGGCCTCTCTGCGGGCCTGAGCGAAGACATCCAACGGATCGATGCTTTGCTGGGAGAAGTCCTTGCCGAACAGGAGTCTCCCGAGTTTCCCGTGCGGATGCGGGCCCTCATGGAGCTCGCCAGGTCAAACGACGCCGAGCGATTGCGGGCCGAGTGCGAGCAAGACCCCTACTTTGTTGGCAAGGTGGCGCGGGCACTCACGCTCCTGTTCCAGCTGATCAACAGCCTGGAACAGAAGGAGATCGTACGGGTCAACCGTGAGCGCAGACGACAAGAAACCGCCCGGCCCGACACGCTGCGCGGCACGCTCACGGCGCTGAAAGCAAGCGGCATGGAGTGGGCCGAGGTTCAGGCGCTTTTGGCCCGGCTTCATCTGGAGCCGACGCTCACCGCGCACCCGACCGAGGCACGCCGAAGAGCCATTCTGGATAAGGTTCAGGACATTGTCGTCACGATGGCCACGCCGGACGAGTCGAGTCTGCTCCGACCTCTAGATGACCCCGGACGCGACGCCGCCCTCAAGGAGCTGCTCGTGCAACTGTGGCTCACCGAGGAGATGCGAGCCCGCGATCTGACGGTTCAAGAGGAGGTGGAGAACGTGATCTACTTCCTGGAGCGAACCATCTACGACGTCGTCGCTTGGCTGCACGAGGATCTGACCCGCTCGGCGCGCGATGTGTATGGCGAGGCGCTCGCTCTGACCGCGCCACTCATCACCTACCGTTCGTGGGTCGGCGGCGATCGCGACGGCAACCCCAAGGTGACCGCCGACGTCACTTGGCAAGCGGTCCTCGCCTATCGCCGTGCGACGCTCAACACGCTCGCCCAGCGATGCGACCTCGCCAGCCACGCACTGACCTTCAGCGAAGAGTCCGTCCCCGTTGGGAGCGCGTTTCGGGAGCGATTGGAGCGGTCGGTTCGGCTTGCGGAGATCAACTCGGCTGTCGCTGGCAAGTTCGCCCGCGAACCTTACGCCCTGATCCTCGCGTGCATCGCGCAGCGTCTGCGCGCGACCGTCGCCACCATGGACGGAAGTGATTTGGTAGGCCAACCGTACGCCAGCGAGACCGAGTTCACCGATGACTTGGAGTGGTTGCACACGACCCTCGTCGGCCGCCCGGGGGTGCCGATCCAGCCGCTCGAACAACTCATCGCCCGGGCACGAGCGTTCGGATTCCACGGCGTCACCCTGGATCTGCGGCAGCACAGTGGCCAGCACGAGATTGCCGTCACTGAACTGCTGGAGGCGGCGGGGGTGACCATGCCCGAGATGCGCTACTCGGCGATGAGCGAGGGCGATAAAGTAGCAGTCATATACAGAGAACTTGCAAGTAACCGGCCGCTCGTGAGCCCGACATGGACCGGCTCGCCGATTTGCGAAGAGGTCCGGGCGACGATGCGCGTCGCCAAGCGAGCGCGCGATGCTTTTGGCAAAGCGTGCATTCGCACGACGATCACCAGCATGACCCACAAGCTCAGCGACTGGCTCGAGCCTGTGCTTCTGGCGAAGGAGGCCGGGCTGGAACCATGGGGCAAGGACGCCCTGGAGTACGTGCCGCTCTTCGAGACCGTGACCGACCTGGAGCAGGCACCGGAAGTGCTCAGTCAGTGGCTGGAGCTCCCGGAAGTGCAGGCTCACCTCGCTGAGCAGGGCAAGAGTCAGGAAGTGATGCTGGGATACAGCGACAGCAGCAAGGACGGCGGCTACTTGGCGGCCAATTGGGCGCTTTATGCGGCGCAAGAGGCGCTGAGTGCGGTGGGCACGAGCCATGGGATCGCCATTCGGTTCTTCCACGGTCGAGGAGGCACCGTTGGGCGCGGAGGCGGTCGAGCAAGCCAGGCGATTGCAAGTCAACCGCCCGGTGCGTTCACGGGAGCGATCCGCTTTACCGAACAAGGCGAGATCATCTCGTTCCGGTACGGTCTTCCCACCCTCGCTCAGCGCCACTTGGAGCAGATCATTGCCGCGAGTCTGCGTACGCTCGCCCACCCGGGCGTCGCCCCCAAGCCAGAATTCGTCCGGACGATGGAGCGACTCGCCCGCACCTCCGCGGACGCTTACCGCGAACTCATCTTCGAGACTCCGTCGTTTTGGGCATTTTATCTGCAGGCCACGCCGATCCGGCATATCTCCCGCTTGCCCATCGCGAGCCGGCCAGTCGGGCGGCGCAGCGGCCAACTGACGGGATTGGACGATCTGCGGGCAATCCCATGGAACTTCGCCTGGGTGCAGTCCCGATACGGGGTCGTGGGTTGGTACGGCATCGGTTCCGCACTGGCACTAGCGGACGATTCGGAGCGTGCCATCGCGCGCGAGATGGCAAACGAGTGGCCGTTCTTCCGGACGGTGATGGAGAACGCTCAGCTTGAACTCGCTCGGGCCCATTCCCCCACGGCAAAGCGATACGGGGCGCGGGCCAAAAGGATGAGGGCCGATGGGTCGCTGCACTCCACTCTGATGAGCGAACTCGACCGCACGACTGCCGCAGTCCTGGCAACGGTCGGGCAGGAGGAGTTGCTCACGGGTGCGCGGACGGTCCGCCAAACGATCGACTTCCGCAACCCCCTCGTCGAGCCATTGAACGCATTGCAGGTCGCACTCATGGACCTGTACGATGCCGCAAACGGCGAGCCACCTCGGGACGTCTCGACCGCGCTCATGCAGACCCTGGCGGGGATCGCCGCCGCCATGCAAAGCACAGGCTAA
- the aroF gene encoding 3-deoxy-7-phosphoheptulonate synthase: protein MIIVMRLGATETQIKEVSNRLEELGYSVNPIVGVERTVIGAVGGSEHMKVDAIDQLKAYEFVDDVMIITKPYKFVAKESKPGRTIIDVRGLKVGGDSVVMMAGPCTVESEEQLFTTAEAVAKAGATILRGGAYKPSTSPYSFHGMGVPALEMLQEAGRRFNMRIITEVMDPRKVELVAEYTDILQIGTRNMQNYDLLREVGQSRTPVMLKRGMSAKYEEWLLAAEYIASGGNENIMLCERGIRSFETYTRNILDLAAVPVMHSLSHLPVIIDPSHGTGRRDLVATMCNAAVAAGAEGLTVEVHPNPDHAVKDGAQSITLVQFDELMRPLGRIAEAIGKRMSVSPVATEA from the coding sequence ATGATTATCGTAATGCGACTCGGCGCAACCGAGACCCAGATCAAGGAAGTTTCGAACCGGCTCGAAGAGCTCGGTTACTCGGTGAACCCCATCGTCGGTGTCGAGCGCACCGTCATCGGCGCGGTCGGCGGCTCAGAGCATATGAAGGTCGACGCGATCGACCAGCTCAAGGCCTACGAGTTTGTCGACGACGTGATGATCATCACGAAGCCGTACAAGTTCGTTGCCAAAGAGTCCAAACCGGGGCGCACGATCATCGATGTCCGCGGTCTTAAGGTCGGCGGCGACAGCGTCGTCATGATGGCGGGCCCATGTACGGTCGAGAGCGAAGAGCAACTCTTCACCACCGCTGAAGCGGTCGCCAAAGCTGGTGCCACCATCCTGCGGGGCGGTGCCTACAAGCCTTCGACGTCGCCATACAGCTTCCATGGGATGGGTGTCCCTGCGCTGGAGATGCTGCAAGAAGCCGGGCGTCGGTTCAACATGCGCATCATCACCGAGGTGATGGACCCGCGTAAGGTTGAGCTTGTGGCGGAGTACACCGACATCTTGCAGATCGGTACGCGCAACATGCAGAACTACGATCTTCTGCGTGAGGTCGGGCAGTCGCGTACCCCCGTGATGCTCAAGCGCGGCATGAGCGCCAAGTACGAAGAGTGGCTGCTCGCCGCCGAGTACATTGCGAGCGGTGGAAACGAGAACATCATGCTGTGCGAGCGAGGTATTCGATCGTTCGAAACGTACACCCGCAACATCTTAGACTTGGCCGCGGTTCCGGTGATGCACAGCCTCTCGCACTTGCCAGTGATCATCGATCCCTCGCACGGAACGGGACGTCGCGATTTGGTCGCTACCATGTGCAACGCTGCCGTGGCCGCTGGGGCCGAGGGTCTGACCGTCGAAGTCCACCCCAACCCCGACCACGCAGTGAAGGACGGCGCGCAGAGCATCACCCTGGTGCAGTTTGATGAGCTGATGCGCCCACTTGGCCGTATTGCCGAAGCGATCGGAAAGCGAATGTCCGTTTCGCCCGTAGCAACCGAAGCCTAA
- the maf gene encoding septum formation protein Maf yields the protein MALRLKYPVILASASPRRQELLKRLIPEFAVVPAEVDEEAHTHEDPYVTAQGLARRKAFEVFERHPNSLVIGGDTVVAFEEAGSWTQLAKPTDVDDAVRMLTLLAGRTHLVVTGMALRWPRGMHAFTAASNVTFRPLNDAEIRAYVATGEPMDKAGAYGIQGMAKGFLERLEGSVDTVIGMPIEPLEEALKDVK from the coding sequence ATGGCTTTGCGATTGAAGTACCCCGTGATCCTCGCTTCGGCTTCACCGCGACGCCAAGAGCTGCTCAAGCGACTCATCCCCGAGTTTGCGGTCGTGCCTGCCGAAGTGGACGAGGAAGCACACACCCACGAGGACCCTTACGTCACCGCCCAAGGTCTCGCGCGACGCAAGGCGTTCGAGGTGTTTGAGAGGCATCCGAACTCGCTCGTCATCGGAGGAGATACGGTCGTGGCTTTCGAGGAAGCCGGGTCCTGGACCCAGCTGGCCAAGCCAACCGACGTGGACGATGCAGTGCGGATGCTCACGTTGCTCGCGGGGCGCACGCATTTGGTGGTGACGGGGATGGCGCTGCGATGGCCCCGGGGCATGCACGCTTTCACGGCTGCAAGTAACGTGACCTTCCGCCCGCTGAACGACGCAGAGATTCGTGCGTATGTCGCCACAGGCGAACCCATGGACAAGGCTGGCGCGTACGGAATCCAAGGGATGGCGAAAGGGTTCCTCGAACGCCTGGAGGGTTCGGTCGACACTGTCATCGGGATGCCAATCGAGCCTCTTGAGGAGGCGCTCAAGGACGTGAAGTGA
- a CDS encoding redoxin domain-containing protein has protein sequence MRTHVGILLAGALAIGAALLGAEPTGAESEPSGIGALTVNPNDVGIGQAIPNFKAKSVDGKSIQLSSALGEEGAVIAMTSTTCPVSKKYVQTLTRLVRDLAPKGLNVIFINPTSSEPSADVRAAATALGGVYIHSETLAQEIGARSTSEVILIDKARTVIYRGAIDDQYGIGYNQSKPQNEYLNEAVTSFLRGRVPDVPATSAPGCLLDAPTNPRLVSVTYSNQVARIMNRHCVTCHHSGGIGPFRLDNFQDVKSRAPMIKFVVDSKRMPPWFVAEPPAGAASPWKHERILSAQEKRDLATWIEGDRREGDKAELPLPLTFVDDWTLGKPDMTLQIPKPIKVQAEGFMDYQHVVVPVGLSENRWIDAVEIVPTDRRVVHHVLVFEVPEARMKDPKFLRNPNPSLQDVMGFFAGYAPGSNWGIFPAGFAKRLRKGSGLLFQIHYTPNGTATQDQVKLGLHFAEGVPKHEMRVQGVFNFRIQIPPGAADHVETAKFNVPVDVKITAFIPHMHLRGKSFQYTVRYPDGTSKVVCEVPRYDFNWQLKYELRDPMLVPKGSIIECRAVYDNSAGNPANPDPTQTVYWGDQSVEEMMLGYVEYYRVDP, from the coding sequence ATGCGGACACATGTTGGAATCTTGTTGGCAGGTGCCTTGGCAATAGGCGCGGCACTCTTGGGTGCTGAACCGACGGGGGCGGAATCTGAGCCCTCCGGGATCGGAGCACTCACGGTCAATCCGAACGACGTGGGCATCGGCCAAGCGATTCCCAACTTTAAAGCAAAGTCGGTAGACGGCAAGTCGATTCAGCTAAGCAGTGCGCTGGGCGAAGAGGGCGCGGTGATCGCAATGACCAGCACCACGTGCCCAGTTTCCAAGAAGTACGTCCAGACGCTCACACGGCTGGTCCGAGACCTCGCGCCCAAGGGACTGAACGTCATTTTCATCAACCCGACCAGCTCCGAGCCATCGGCTGACGTCCGGGCAGCCGCTACCGCGCTCGGCGGTGTGTATATCCACAGTGAGACGCTGGCCCAAGAGATCGGAGCGCGCTCAACGAGCGAAGTCATCCTCATCGACAAGGCGCGTACCGTGATCTATCGGGGCGCGATTGACGACCAGTACGGCATCGGATACAACCAGTCGAAGCCTCAGAACGAGTATCTGAACGAGGCGGTGACCTCATTCCTGCGCGGGCGCGTACCGGACGTCCCTGCGACCAGCGCACCCGGTTGCCTCCTTGATGCGCCCACGAATCCCCGGCTCGTATCCGTGACTTACAGCAACCAAGTCGCCCGCATCATGAACCGGCATTGCGTGACTTGCCATCACTCAGGTGGAATCGGCCCCTTCCGACTGGACAATTTTCAGGATGTGAAGTCACGGGCCCCGATGATTAAGTTCGTGGTGGACAGCAAGCGAATGCCCCCCTGGTTCGTCGCAGAACCGCCCGCCGGTGCGGCATCCCCCTGGAAGCACGAGCGAATCCTCTCTGCCCAAGAGAAGCGCGATCTGGCGACTTGGATCGAGGGCGATCGGCGCGAGGGTGACAAGGCTGAGTTGCCGTTGCCGCTCACGTTCGTCGATGACTGGACGTTGGGCAAGCCGGACATGACCCTACAGATCCCCAAGCCGATCAAGGTCCAAGCCGAGGGGTTCATGGACTACCAGCACGTCGTCGTTCCCGTAGGGCTATCCGAAAACCGGTGGATCGATGCCGTCGAGATCGTGCCGACCGATCGACGGGTCGTGCACCACGTGCTCGTTTTCGAGGTGCCGGAAGCCAGGATGAAGGATCCAAAGTTCCTTAGAAATCCCAATCCCTCACTGCAAGACGTGATGGGATTCTTCGCCGGGTACGCGCCGGGCTCGAACTGGGGCATCTTTCCTGCCGGATTCGCGAAGAGGCTCAGAAAGGGTTCCGGGCTCCTTTTCCAGATCCACTACACACCCAACGGAACCGCGACCCAGGACCAAGTAAAGCTCGGCTTGCACTTTGCGGAAGGGGTGCCGAAGCACGAAATGAGGGTTCAAGGAGTGTTCAACTTCCGAATCCAGATCCCGCCCGGTGCCGCGGACCACGTAGAGACGGCCAAGTTCAACGTCCCGGTGGACGTAAAAATCACCGCGTTCATCCCGCACATGCACCTGCGTGGGAAGTCGTTCCAGTACACGGTACGGTATCCGGATGGCACGTCCAAGGTCGTGTGCGAGGTCCCTCGCTACGACTTCAATTGGCAGCTCAAGTACGAGCTGCGCGATCCGATGTTGGTCCCCAAGGGTTCGATCATCGAGTGCCGCGCGGTGTACGACAACAGCGCAGGTAATCCGGCCAATCCCGATCCAACGCAAACGGTGTACTGGGGAGACCAGTCAGTGGAAGAGATGATGTTGGGCTATGTCGAGTACTACCGGGTTGATCCCTAA
- a CDS encoding M28 family peptidase → MHTHRLNGLLALLAIAAAAHASYGKPELIRAENLKTDLEFIADDLLEGRGTPSRGLDLAALYLRSQLKHMGAIPAGDLGTFYQSFRVERRGIGGRTQNIVAIIPGRDPVLKNEYVAISAHYDHLGLAKTGLDTVFNGADDDGSGTTSVLSIARAFAMGPRPKRSILIIWHAGEERGLLGAKHFTSNPTVPLDKIVGLLNIDMIGRSRPAGDANPKNAKLSGPDEIYVVGSREISKEFGDIVEKVNRKTTKLKYNYYYDLPEKPEGIAHRSDHWEYLKRNVPIAFWFDGVHEDYHMVTDEIGKIDFAKMERVARAVYATAWTFAEAPKRPKLDATR, encoded by the coding sequence ATGCACACTCACCGTCTGAACGGTCTTCTCGCACTACTCGCGATCGCAGCCGCAGCGCACGCCTCGTATGGCAAGCCCGAACTGATCCGAGCGGAGAACCTGAAGACGGATTTGGAGTTCATCGCCGACGACCTGCTGGAAGGGCGGGGAACTCCATCACGCGGGCTTGACCTGGCGGCGCTGTATCTGCGCTCCCAACTCAAGCACATGGGAGCAATCCCTGCAGGAGATCTCGGGACGTTCTACCAATCGTTTCGCGTCGAGCGGCGTGGCATTGGGGGGCGTACCCAGAACATCGTAGCCATCATCCCGGGGCGCGACCCCGTTCTGAAGAATGAGTACGTCGCGATCAGCGCGCACTACGACCACCTTGGATTGGCAAAAACCGGGCTCGATACTGTGTTCAACGGCGCCGACGACGACGGCTCAGGCACAACCTCGGTGCTGAGCATCGCCCGCGCGTTTGCCATGGGACCACGCCCGAAGCGGTCCATTTTGATCATCTGGCACGCTGGCGAAGAGCGCGGGCTGCTCGGGGCGAAGCACTTCACATCGAACCCCACCGTGCCCCTGGACAAAATAGTCGGCTTGCTGAACATCGACATGATTGGCCGCAGTCGACCGGCAGGCGACGCAAACCCCAAGAACGCCAAGCTCTCTGGACCCGACGAGATCTACGTGGTGGGCTCGCGCGAGATCAGTAAAGAGTTCGGGGACATCGTCGAGAAAGTGAACCGCAAGACGACCAAGCTGAAGTACAACTACTACTACGACCTGCCCGAAAAGCCTGAGGGGATCGCGCACCGTAGCGATCACTGGGAGTATCTGAAGCGGAACGTCCCCATCGCCTTCTGGTTCGATGGCGTGCATGAGGACTACCACATGGTCACGGACGAGATCGGCAAGATCGACTTCGCCAAGATGGAGCGAGTCGCGCGGGCAGTGTACGCCACGGCGTGGACTTTTGCCGAAGCTCCCAAGCGTCCCAAGCTTGATGCGACTCGGTAG